The proteins below are encoded in one region of Candidatus Flexicrinis proximus:
- a CDS encoding putative baseplate assembly protein — translation MTLNTPRLDDRAFDDLVNEARARIPLYTPEWTDHNLSDPGITLIELFAWMTDVVLYRLNRVPDRNYVKFMELIGMRLRQAEAARTMLTFWLSAPQPDTFVIPTGTEVATLRAENDETIVFTTDAPLQIRVPNISHIMTSAGAEERRAFQVYSVNNVVRGGESFPAFASETPSQNDAFYIGLENDLSYHIIGVEISVDRAEGAGIDPSRPPYVWEILGTGLDQRWVPVDVESDTTLGLNVNGSVRIFLPEMRRTARNDINAFWLRCRLDMSNSDSRYNNSPRITRLNVHGWGGSTNATNVSTTRNEILGRSDGSPGQTFFLAHKPVIARASHEHVLVRRDDGHEERWQEVSDFSNSQANDRHYTLDSDTSEIRFGPVLPQRDGSMQRYGALPAKGAMIMMTGYRHGGGLVGNIGVNTLTVLRSSIAFVSRVTNRIAAQGGMDAENLESAKIRVPQFLRSLGRAVTPGDFEYLAKEAAPGQVGRVYCLRPPLTAPGEVKLLVVPRVPRLEGFIVPESLELPADVRETVIGYLDQRRLVSTLLDVQQPLYQWVQTEVRLRVTPGENVDRVRQAVEARLFDFVNPLIGGQDAQGWPFGRDLFPADVMSVVLGVPGVSFVRSVRLFPVTYDDRRQFSLGAEVTEIRLPPQGVVVSYQHNIVSE, via the coding sequence ATGACGCTGAATACACCCCGTTTGGATGACCGCGCCTTCGATGACCTCGTGAATGAGGCGCGCGCGCGCATTCCCTTATATACCCCTGAATGGACGGATCACAACCTGAGCGATCCGGGCATCACGCTCATCGAGCTGTTCGCCTGGATGACCGACGTCGTACTCTACCGCCTCAATCGCGTCCCTGATCGCAACTATGTCAAGTTCATGGAACTGATCGGTATGCGCCTCCGTCAGGCCGAGGCCGCCCGGACGATGCTCACGTTCTGGTTGAGCGCCCCGCAGCCCGATACGTTCGTCATCCCGACCGGCACCGAGGTCGCCACCCTTCGCGCCGAGAACGATGAAACGATCGTTTTCACCACGGATGCCCCACTGCAGATCCGGGTGCCGAATATCTCGCACATCATGACCAGCGCAGGCGCAGAAGAACGCCGTGCCTTCCAGGTCTACTCGGTCAATAACGTCGTCCGCGGCGGCGAGTCGTTCCCGGCTTTTGCCTCGGAAACGCCGTCCCAGAATGACGCGTTCTATATCGGCCTCGAAAACGACCTCAGCTACCATATCATCGGTGTCGAGATTTCTGTCGACCGCGCCGAAGGTGCCGGCATCGACCCCAGCCGCCCTCCCTATGTCTGGGAAATCCTCGGCACCGGGCTGGATCAGCGCTGGGTGCCGGTCGATGTCGAATCCGATACGACGCTCGGCCTCAACGTTAACGGCTCGGTTCGTATCTTCCTGCCGGAAATGCGCCGTACCGCCCGCAATGACATCAATGCCTTTTGGCTGCGCTGTCGCCTCGATATGTCCAATTCCGACAGCCGTTACAACAATAGTCCGCGGATCACCCGCCTGAATGTCCACGGCTGGGGCGGCTCTACAAATGCGACCAATGTATCCACCACCCGGAATGAAATCCTCGGTCGCTCCGACGGTTCGCCTGGTCAGACCTTCTTCCTGGCGCACAAGCCGGTGATCGCCCGTGCTTCACACGAACATGTTCTCGTCCGCCGTGACGATGGGCATGAAGAGCGCTGGCAGGAAGTCAGCGATTTCTCCAATTCGCAGGCGAACGACCGCCATTACACGCTCGACAGCGATACCAGCGAAATACGCTTCGGCCCGGTCTTGCCTCAGCGCGATGGCTCCATGCAGCGCTACGGTGCACTCCCCGCCAAGGGGGCAATGATTATGATGACCGGATACCGACATGGGGGCGGCCTGGTCGGCAATATCGGCGTCAATACGCTGACCGTGCTGCGCAGTTCAATCGCTTTCGTCAGCCGGGTCACCAACCGGATCGCCGCGCAGGGCGGTATGGATGCAGAAAATCTCGAGAGCGCCAAGATCCGCGTGCCGCAGTTCCTGCGGTCGCTGGGGCGCGCGGTAACTCCCGGCGATTTCGAATACCTTGCCAAAGAAGCGGCACCGGGGCAGGTGGGTCGGGTATACTGCCTGCGTCCGCCGCTCACCGCACCTGGGGAAGTCAAATTGCTCGTGGTACCGCGCGTACCCCGCCTTGAAGGTTTCATCGTGCCGGAGAGTCTTGAGCTTCCTGCTGATGTCCGTGAGACCGTCATCGGCTATCTCGATCAGCGCCGCCTGGTGTCGACTCTTCTGGATGTACAGCAGCCGCTGTATCAATGGGTTCAAACCGAAGTCCGTCTGCGCGTCACTCCTGGCGAAAACGTCGATCGCGTTCGTCAGGCGGTCGAGGCGCGGTTGTTCGACTTTGTGAACCCTCTGATTGGCGGGCAGGATGCCCAGGGCTGGCCTTTTGGACGCGATCTTTTCCCTGCTGACGTCATGTCTGTCGTCCTCGGTGTACCGGGCGTAAGTTTCGTGCGGTCGGTTCGCCTGTTCCCGGTCACCTACGATGATCGCCGCCAGTTCAGCCTCGGCGCCGAAGTCACGGAAATCCGGCTTCCGCCGCAGGGTGTCGTCGTGAGTTATCAGCATAACATTGTCTCCGAGTAG